CGGCGACCAGATCGTCGAGGCGTACCGGGTGCACAACGACGTCAGCAAGAAGGTCGCCCGCACCCGCGCGATCGAGATGCTCGACCGGGTCGGCATCCCCGAGCCGGCCAAGCGTGTCGACGGCTACCCGCACGAGTTCTCCGGCGGTATGCGCCAGCGCGCGATGATCGCGATGGCCCTGGTCAACAACCCCGAACTGCTCATCGCGGACGAGCCGACGACCGCCCTGGACGTCACCGTCCAGGCGCAGATCCTCGACCTCATCCGGGATCTGCAGAAGGAGTTCGGCTCCGCGGTCGTCCTGATCACCCACGACCTCGGTGTCGTCGCCGAGATCGCCGACGACGTCCTGGTCATGTACGGCGGCCGGTGCGTGGAGCGCGGTCCCGTCGACGAGATCTTCGAGAAGCCGCAACACCCGTACACCTGGGGCCTGTTGGGCTCGATGCCGCGCATCGACCGGGAGACCTCGGAGCGGCTCATCCCGGTCAAGGGCCAGCCGCCGAGCCTCATCAACGTCCCCTCGGGCTGCGCCTTCCACCCGCGCTGCCCGTACGCGGACATCCCCAAGGGCGACGTCACGCGAACCGTGCGCCCCGAGCTGGAGCTGGTTCCCGGCGGGCACTGGTCCGCCTGTCACCTCCCGGCTGAGGACCGTACGCGGATCTGGACCGAAGAGATTGCGCCGAAGCTGTGAGCGATACGAACAAACAGGCCGCCACCGCGGTCGTACCGGAGCAGGCGGCCTCCTCGGGGGACCGTGAGGTGCTGCTCAAGGTCGAGGGCCTGAAGAAGCACTTCCCCATCAAGAAGGGGATCCTGCAGCGCCAGGTCGCCGCGGTGAAGGCCGTCGACGGCATCGACTTCGAGGTGCGCAAGGGCGAGACCCTGGGCGTCGTCGGGGAGTCGGGCTGCGGCAAGTCGACCATGGGCCGGGTCATCACCCGGCTCCAGGACCCGACGGGCGGCTCGATCCACTTCGAGGGCCAGGACATCACGACCCTGAACGCGGCCGGCATGCGCCCGCTGCGCCGGGACATCCAGATGATCTTCCAGGACCCGTAC
The nucleotide sequence above comes from Streptomyces sp. N50. Encoded proteins:
- a CDS encoding ABC transporter ATP-binding protein, coding for MTDLSKTGAAVGEPVNSPSAAPSSFLEVRDLKVHFPTDDGVVKSVDGLSFSLEKGKTLSIVGESGSGKSVTSLAIMGLHRLGPRGKNVRMTGEIWLDGQELVNASPDDVRKLRGQQMSMIFQDPLSAMHPYYKIGDQIVEAYRVHNDVSKKVARTRAIEMLDRVGIPEPAKRVDGYPHEFSGGMRQRAMIAMALVNNPELLIADEPTTALDVTVQAQILDLIRDLQKEFGSAVVLITHDLGVVAEIADDVLVMYGGRCVERGPVDEIFEKPQHPYTWGLLGSMPRIDRETSERLIPVKGQPPSLINVPSGCAFHPRCPYADIPKGDVTRTVRPELELVPGGHWSACHLPAEDRTRIWTEEIAPKL